The Alistipes sp. ZOR0009 sequence TTTTTATTTTATCCTTGTTTTATGGGTTAGTAAAGTGCTTTGCAAAAAATCGGTACACTTTGATTTCATTTAGCGGTATGCTGCTGCTTTTGCATTGCTATTTGGTGGCTTTGCGATACTATTCGGTTGTTTTGCGGCGCTATTCGTTGGCTTTGCGGAACTATTCGGTTGTCTTGCGGCTCTATTCGGTGGCTTTGCAATACTATTCGGTTGTCTTGCGGCGCTATTCGGTGGCTTTGCGAAACTATTCGGTTGTCTTGCGGCGCTATTCGGTGGCTTTGCGATACTATTCGGTTGTCTTGCGGAACTATTCGGTGGCTTTGCGATGCTATTCGGTTGTCTTGCGGAATTATTCGTTGGCTTTGTTATTATAATCGGCCCTACAGCTAAGCTTGTTGATGGTTATGCAAAGCTATTTGTTGCTGTTGTAGCCCTATTCAGTGGGTTTGATGAGCTACTTGTTATTTTTGCAGCTTTTATTGGTAGCCTTGTGCAGCTATTGGTTGCCCCTGCTAACGCATATTATTCTTTTGCGGGGTATTCTGTCTTTTTTTACTTCTTAGCTGCAATACTCGATAGATTGTTTGTGATTGCTGCTATTGAGGTTGATGGCAGCGTGAAGTGCTGCATTACGTACTATTTTACCGATGCGGTAAATGTTTTTGCAATGTGGGTGCAAATGGGGAAGGTGCTTTAAAAAAAAATGGCGCAAGAAGCTGAATGGAGATTGCCTCTTGCGCGTTATGGGGTGTTTGTTCTACCTTACCACCTCTAGCAGCGACCTGTTGAACTGGTCGAAGTGGGAGATTTGTGGCAGGTCGAACTCGCTGTAGCGGCTGCCTGTCGAATTTACAATTACTACGGCTGCGGCCTTTGCCCGTAGGGCTGCCTGAATGCCGGAGCTCGAATCTTCGAAGATTATAGACTTTTCTTTGTCTACCTCCAGCGCTGCGGCAGCTTTCTCGAATAGGTCGGGATGGGGCTTGCCCCTTACGGTGCCGTCGTTGTAGATTATATGCTTTTCGTCGAAGTACTGGAGCAGCCCAAACTTTTCTATAAAGAAGTCGACGTTTGATTTGCCTGCGGCGGTAGCTATGGCCATTGGTATGCCCTCCGATTTGAGGTGTTGTAGCAGCGAAATGGCTCCGGGCGCTAGCTCCATTGCATGCTTAAGGCATTCGTTGCGGTATATTACCTCCTTTTCTTCGGTTCTGCGCTCCACCTCGTCGTTCGCCATGCTGCGATTGAAGAGGATCTCGAAGGTATCCTTTCCGTTGCGACCGTGAATGTACTCGCGCTTTTGTTCGGGGGTAAGCTCAATGTTATGCTCCTGCAGGTACTTATCCCACGATGTTTCTTGGTATTCCGAATCCCAGAATAGGGTTCCATTGAAATCGAATATGACTCCACCTCTGCTCATAACCGTACGTTAAGGTTTTTGTTGGGTTTGAGGGGGCAAAGTAAGGGCTATTATCGGAGCTACTGGTCGATGATATTTTAAATTCTACAAATAATTTTGTATTGGAGGCTTTGAGTTGTGGGGCTGATGCCGTAGAGTTATATTTCTTTTGTTTGATTTTTTTTGAATCTGAATATTCTAGTAGAATTCTGTTCTAGCCTTTTGATGGTATATAATTATTTTGGTTTGAGTAGGAGTTTTTATTGATGATGTGGGCATAAAGAGTAAGCATCTGAAGCTTACTCTTTATGCTGTTAATAATATTATTTATCTACTACTTGTCGTTTTCGTAGTTGTCTAAAGTCGAAAGAAGTTCGTTGGTGTATTTGTAGATATCGTCTAGTGATTCTATTTCTACTTTTGTCTCTTTCTTTTCTGCATCAAATATTCCAAGGTACTTTTTAGACATGCTGTTGAGCCATAATCTGCAAATTGGTTTGCGATTGTTGTCGTCAAGGATTATGCTAAAATATGTTTGGGAGTCTCTGTAAAATATTCTGGAAGAGTCAATTTTTGTTCGTAGTATACTTTTTACAATATAAAAACCGTTTAATTCATCTTCCGTTGTTAAAACTTTTGATTCAGATGTTTCGTTCGATTGGCTTTCTGTTTGACTTTCTTCTTTGGCTGGTTTTGTTTGATTGATGGCGTTCATTAGCCGATCACTTACGATGTCATTGAATGTTTGATCGAGGGTTCTTTTTACAAGTTCGGTGAATTGGGTCATTACTTTTTCTGTTGCTTTCCCCTCATAGACTCTACTTACAAAGAATTTGACAAATTCAGGAGATGGTTTTGCAATTTCATTACTTAAAACCATTTTAATAGCATTGGTATATTTAAGTTCGCTGGCCGATGTTAGTATTGTATTGATATCGAATCCGCTTTTGTGAAACTTTGAAAGTTCTTTTATTTGCTGTTCTTTCGGATTTGTTATGTCGAAGCTGAAAAATGGTTTTTCGTCCATTTTATTTGACAGATCAAGGTCTGTGAAAAAGTTATATTGCACTCCATTGGTAAGCAATGCAAATCGGGCATTGGTTAGATGAAAATATTTATGGATTTGAGTGTAATGCTTATCAAGATTTTCTGAGTGATTTTTGCATTCTATGATCATTACAGGTTTTTCTTCCTTAAGAATGGCATAGTCAACTTTCTCGATGTTTTTTGCGCCGTAATCTGTTATGAATTCAGGGACAACTTCCATTGGGTTGAAAACATCGTACCCTAGACATTGGATGAAAGGCATGATGAAGGCACTTTTTGTTGCTTCTTCGGTTTGAATTTGGTCTTTCATCTTTACAACTTTATCTCCAAGTTGTTTGATTTGTTCTTTGAATTCCATGATGTTCTTTTTTAGTAAGTTATATAGTTGTTTTTCTTCTTTTGTATTCAGTATTTCAACAAAAATGGAAGTGCAATCAGAAATTTTTTGCTTGCTACAGCAAAATCAATTTATATCAGATTCAAAATGTCTAACTAAGGGTATTTGTTGTAGTACGTTCTTTTATAGAAATAGTGAATCTTTTAGAATTTTGTAATTTTAGTAATTATTTCTTCACGATGTTCGCGAAAAGTAAATTAAAGTGAAATAATATTAATAATTCAAGACGGTTGACTTTTAGTTTGACGGCGTGAGTGGCTAGAGGTTCTTTTTGAGGGTCTGTGTTATGCTTGCGATTTTAAATCGCTTTTGGTAGTTATATAGTAAACTTATACAGTTTTTTTGGGGAACTCTAAAATTATCTGTATTCCTATGTTGTTTTGTCTTTTATTGATTTGTTTTTAGCCTATCGCTGTATGCTAAACTTTCGGACGTAGAAAAAGTATATCCGCCCGTAGTTGAGGTTTACCATGGCGTTTGTTTTATCGCGTAGCTCGATGTAGTTGGTTACGAAGGCCATTCCGGCATGCCATTTCTCGTGGTTGTAGCAGATGGTGGCCCGTGCTAAAGCGGTTGGGGCCACGTAGAGATTGCGGTTAAAGAAAGATTTTATGCTGTTGTTTACCAAGTTTGCCCCTAAGGTGATCGATCCGTTAAAGAGCCATCTTTTTTGGGGTACCCAGCTGTAGGAGTAACCTACGTTGACGCCTGCTTGGTAGGCCGACTTCTTTTTTTGTCCATCGAACTTAAACGAGCTATCGGCTGTGAGGCGAATGAAATGCAGCGCGCCGCCCACCAGAAGGCTTCCGGCCGATTTTATTTGCCGCTCGTTCTGATCGAAAGCTGCCTGGTACGAAAATTTATTGCCGTTGAACACGTATTGGCCAACGATGCCAGTTCCGAAAACCGATAGGTCGGGGCAGTCTATCTTAATGGGCAGCACGTTTCGCGAATCGCTGAATAATCCCTTGTACTGCTGGTAAAATATATCGAGCACGTACTTTCTGCCGTACTGGTTAAAGAGCACGTCGAACGATTTGGTGCGAACGTACTTGTTTTCGGATCTTGCGCCGGTAATCCAGCCTATTGATATTCCAAATGGGAGCTTTGGGTGGGCCAATCCGATGCCAATACCTGTTGGATTGTTGGATCGATAGGTTACCTCCTTGTCCTGCTCGGTTTCCTTTAGGTTTAGTCCAAGCAGGTTGCTGTATAGGTAAGGCTTAAGTATGAATTCATTTTTATGAAGCTCGATGTAGCTGCTATCAACTTGCGAAAAACCGCTTACATGATTCCAAAATATTAGTGCGAGTAACCCTACTGCACGTCTGATGTGCCGACAATTTTTCATTAACGCCCGTTTCCGTTTCCTATCTACTTCTTGCAGGGATCAACCTTTCCCTAAATTCACTCAAATGGCTAAATGCTTTAGCGAGGTAGGGGAGTAGTAGCGCCCTTATGCCAGTACGTATGCACGGGTAGGCATTTATCGCATCGAAGCTCCAATAAACTTCGCATTCCTAACAGTAAAGCGACTGTAACCTTTTAATTTGATGCTGCAAAAGTACTTTTTTCGGATATTGGTGCAACTCCCCGAGGCGAATATCATGCTACCTAGCAGCGCTTTTAGCTTTTTAGCTGGCAAGTTTAGGTTTATGGGCTGCCGGTTGCTCCTGTTTTTTTATCGGATGGGGCCTGTAGCCCTTTTGTTAGTTGATTGATGCAATGCGTTTGGGTTTACGCAGCTGCAGTTGCTGCATCTTTTTAGTGGGGATAGCTTACGCTAGGCTGCGCTGGTAGCGAAAAAGGAACGGTGGCGCTTGCTTGTCGCGATGTTGGCTTAGGTTAGCAGCATGCCCTCCAGCTTCCATCCTGTTGCGGTGTTTACAAGGGTAAATAGGAGGTTGTAGGCTCCCTCTTCGGCATTTTTACTTTGTATGGTGTACACGATACGGATGGTGTTGCCATCGAGCGATGCCGAGAAGGGAATGCCATTTAACGAGGGCAGATGTTTAAGCTCGTTGAGGTAGCTGTTAAGCACTACAGCGTTGGGGTAGCGATGGTTGTTGCCGCTGCTATCGGGGCGGCACTCGGTGCACTGTAGGGTGTCGAGCGAATTTTGGGCTAGGTAGCTTGTGTTTTTATCATCCAGCGCCTTTGCAAATACGTGCCATAGGCTGTCGGCATAGGTGCTTGTCTGATTTTGCTTGCTGCCGCTGCCGCTTTGTTGTCCGCTGCCGCTGCAGCCCGCTAGCGCCAGCAGTGCAACGGCTACCTTACCCACTTTTTTTGCTACCTCTACCATAGTAAATACGATGCTTATTTTGTTGGCTACAATTACCTATCCGGCAACCGATGCGGTTATGATGCTACAAATGATGCCTATCAAAATAAGTATTGTTACAATAAGGCTGTTAGTTCCTCCTTTTCTTTCTAGGGCTTGGTGTAGCAAGCTTTCGTCGCCCTCGAAATTTTGGGCTACCTCTCCAACTTTTTTTATGGCATGCTTAATGTACAGGTAGTTGGCCGTAAAACCGTAGGTAATTGCCAAACAAATATTGCATATAAGATCGATGCTTTTTATTTGGGCATCGTCATAAATGCCGTAGTACCCAACTATTTTCTCTTCGGTGATGCTTACTAATGTAATTAGCACAGAAATAAGGAATGCGTGTAGGTACATTTTGCGGTAGGCAAACCAGAATATGGAGAAAAGAAATGCGTGGAGGTTAAACGTAAATTTTTTACCCTGCTCGTACTGCTCCAGCTTGTTGGTGTAGTATTCTGTGGATGTTTTTACGAATGCTTCGAAGTGTTCTTGCTTCATTAGTGTGATAGTTTTCCTCTATTTTATGGATTGCAAAATTTACACTTTATTCTGTAGGCTTACTTTACCTCCTCTATCTTTTCGGCGGTAATCTTAACCAGCGATATGTAGCCCTTCTTCGAATTTTTCAGCTTTGCGCGCAGGTCGGCCGCCCCCTTTTGCGATATTTCGGCAGCCTTGCCCTTTTCTTGCTGCTTCTTTACCCATACAGAGTCGATGCACATCTTTTTGTCGATGCTACAGGCGAGAATCTGCCGCTTTTCGACCTGAGAGATGTAGGCTTCGTCTAACCGAGTTTCCGTTACCTTTCCGGTAACCCGCACGGTTTTTCCGTTCAGGTTGTAGCTTATTTTTCCCTCCTTGTCCTTTAGCGTAACCATGATTTCGCTCTTGTTGGGCGTTTCGATCTTCATTTTTTTTCCGTCGACACCGCAAATATGGGTAACCTTGCCCGTTACCTCTACCTTTTTTCCAGCTAGCTTGTCGATGCCGCTAATGAGATCGTCGGCGTTTACCTTTTTTGTTTGCGCTATCGCATCTATTCCCATTAGGCAAAAAAATGCCAGCACTAGGGCTATCTGTTTTTTCATAGGTTGGTGGGTTTTATTCCTATTGCATGTGTAAAAGGATGGTTGTTTGTTTAGTACAGTCCTAGTTCAATTGAAATTTAATGGGAATGGCAAATGATATATCCGCTTTTTTCCCTTCTACATACCCAGCTTCCCAAAATATGGACGATTCATTAACTACTCGAATGGCCTCATTATCTAATAAATCGCTGTGAGTATTGGAATATACAACCTTCGCATTACAAACTCGTCCTTCCTTATTTATGGTAAAACGAACAAAAACAACGCCTTGTTTTTTATTTTGTAAAGCTTCTATTGGATATTCTAGCTTTAGTCTAATAAATGATTGTATTTTAGAACGATCTTCTCCATTAAATCTAGGGTATACTATTATAGGAAAGTATGATGTGTCTTTTCCGGTAGATGTATAGCATTTCCCTGTTACTACAGAATCTAACTTGTAGGTATCTTTTCGGCGTAAGGTTCCCGTAGAATCGTATCCGAATACCTCTCCATCTAACCTGTTTTCGTTATAGTTTAATTTGTATTTAATGGCACCATTTAGATAGTACTCTTTTGTTTCTCCATGCTTTATTTTATGATTATTCTTTTTGTAGTAGCCTTCTTCTAGCAAAATTTCATTGAGGTTGTATTTCTTTATTAGAATTGATTTGTCTCGAATGCTATCAGTGTAAATTTTGAGAAGGGAGGTTGCTTTTGCTTTTTGTGTTTTGATTCCATCATCGTCGATATACTCAATTTTTTGTGCAAAAGAGCTGATGGTAAATGCGCAAAGCATTAAGGTAATGATCTTCTTCATGTTTTCGATGTTATTGCACCCTTCGCAAATGCGCTGGTGCTGTTTTGTAGTTATGGATAGATATTTTCTTGTTTATAGCTTCGAAGGTAACCGTTTTTGTTCCAAAATTAGTCGTAGTTGAGCGAACATTTTTTTTACTGTGGGATGTTTTTTTAGAGTTGTTGCTTGCGTTTTGTTTAGTGATTGACTTTATACCTTACTCTAGCACAAATTATTTCGATGATGTATGGCGTGTCTATTTTAGCTTTAACGGGTTGGTTGCTTAGTTAATATGTACGCAAGTTTACCTGCTTTTAGATTTCTATTTTCTTCGCTTCCTGTTAAATCATACAAGTAAATAGTATCTCCTTTTATCTTAAATCCATACGTTTTTTCTTTTTTTGAATAGATGTTGAAGCATATCTGTTCGATGGTAGGCTTGTATGCCCCTAAGTAATCGGTAAAAATGTAGAATGTTTTAAATTGAGGATGCCCAACTACAATTCCATTGCTATTAAATGTGATTAATGTTTTGTTGTTGTATTTGTCTTGGACGATGTATTTCCCGTCAAGGATACTCTTGTTGGTGATTACTTGTATTCCCCAATCTAAGTCCTCATCTTGAGGCCTGTTGGCTATTTTGGTGAATTTTTTTGAGTCGAGTAAAAGGGAATTTTTGTCGTAGTGGTATAAAATTAGTTCGATTACTCCATTTTCTTGTTCGTAGCCGATTTCGTAGAAATTCTTCTCATCATCATAATCGGGGATGTTTGTTTTTAATCCTTTCCCACAGCATCCTTTAATAAAGAATAGGGTGAATAGCGTTCCTTCGTGGTTGTTTAGGCTTGCGCCTACTTCGATGCTATCTAGTAGGTTGTTCGTTTTTATGTGTAAGGCAGCATATCCGTCCAGTGTATGTGCCGATTTTATTGGAGATTTTGTTTTTTTTATTGAATTAACATAATCACGTGCAACCCATACTCCATTTATAATGGGACTATAGCGATGTTTTAAGCTGTCTATGTCGTTTTTTGTAGCTCTTTGCGCAAAAGTTCTTGTTGTATTTGCATTCCATATAAGGAGAACGATTGAAATTAATATTTTGAGAAGTTTCATTTATCCGTTTGTTGTTATTTGTTGATATCGATTATTTTATATGCGTTATTGGCTGTTTTTGCTTATCGGTGTGGTTCGCTTTTTTTTATGTGCTCCTTTATCAATGCTATCCTTTGCTCGTGATCGGCGGAGTTGGCTTCGTCTATCACCTTGATGTGCTCTAAAATTAGGAGCGCCCTGTGGAGGAGGGCGAGCTTGGTGTTACACTCCTGCTTAACGGCTATTTTTTCGAGCAGGGTGCTTAGCATAAGCAAGTTTTCGATGTCGAATCCTTTTATCTTCTCGATGTACTCTACTGCCTGGTCGTCGTTTTTTTGGATGAAGGCCCCGAGATCGAATTCGAGGTAGTATAAAAGGTCTTCGGCTGTTTGCCTATACAGCACCTCGGCTGTAGCACCCTTACGATGTGCACTGCCAGCTACTTTACTGGCAATCATTCTTACTATTGCTCCTGTTTTTTCTATTTCGCGGAGCATGTAATCCTTCTGTTCCATATTTTTTATCGAACTTAGGTTATACCGAAAGAAATATAACTGGGAGTATGATGGCCATTATTAAAATGGTGATAAGTATAATAAAGCGCAGCTCCACCGTTAGCGTTCCAATGAGCGGCAATCTTGATGTTTTTTTGTCGAACTCCGAAATGAAGGACGGGGTAGGTGTTGTTTCCTCCTTAATGTAGCCTGCTTCGAGCAGCGCCTGCATGGCTTGTTCTACGTCGGTTTCTTTTACCTGCACCTTTACGCCTCCAATGGCGTTGGAGTAAAAGTTATTTACCTGCGCAGTTAAATCGTCCTTAATTGTTACTTCAATTCCTTCCGACTCGAGCTTTGCTTTTGCTAGGTAGGCCTCTTGTGGGTAGGTAAACGATATTACAGTAATCCAATTTTCCATAGTTAGGGTTATTTTGGGGAAACTTGAGCCTGCCTTTGGATGGATTAAGCTCAAGTTCTGTTTTTCTTACCCTAAATATAGCACTATAAGTATTTATTGAGAAATTCTAGCACCTTTTTGTTGTAAACCTCGAAGTTTTGCATCGGTCCGTTCGCGCCTCCATGCTCCGCTTTAGGTACAATCCATATTTCTTTTTCTCCAGGTAGCATCGCTAGGATGGATTTGCTCATTGCAACAGGCGTTCTCTCATCTTTTTCGCCAACAATTAGCAATGTTGGCCTTTTGAAACGTGGTGCTAGCATAATTGGGTTTAATTCTTTAGGATAATCTGCTGGCACTATTAGCTGCCTGTTCTTATTTTTTGGCAGCGCGCGGATTATTGGCATCACCTCATCGAATGATGTCATAAGCGCTTGCCTTACAAAGCACTTTATGTCCGAATCCAGACTTGCCGCTGCCATTGATAGGTACGCTCCTGTCGACCATCCCATCAGCGCAATGCGTGTTGGATCAACCTCTGGCTGTTTTTTTACCATCTCAATCACCGATTTGTAGTCGGTAAGAAATTCGGTGTACACCATGTAGTCCTCGTTCATCTTCCACTCGTAGCTTTCGCCAAACCCGCGCCAGTCGAAGGTTACGACGTTGTATCCGTTGGCAATGTAGCTCCCGGCAAGCGCGTACTGCATCCAGCTCATGTTTGCGGCGTCGCCGTTACATATTATTATGGTTGGGCGCTTTCTTTTGTCGAGCAGTTTGTAGGTTCGTTTAGTAGGATTTTCCCACGCTTGCTCTTTTTCCTTGCTGCTTAGCGAATCTTGTGCCGGGTATAGCCATGTTTTTATTCTAAGCTTATCTGGAGTTGTAACATCTAGGTCGCGATATATCAGCCCTAGGTGTTCTGGATAAAACCGATATTTTCTATCGGGTTTTATGGCTATTGCGGTAGCCGAACAAAACAATAGTAGGATAGCGAGGCCTGCTGTAATTCTTTTTGTCATGGTTTTGTGTAGTTTAATGGGTAATGCTAAGTTTTAAAACGGTGTTGCTGCATATAATATTGCAATATCTTAGGATGATGCGCTTTTTACATGGTTATTGGTCCTAAATGTGGAATGGGTGTTTCGTCTATCAGTCTTGTTTCGACGTTTGATAGGTTTGCTCTTTAGCAAGTTTACGCGTATGTTTAAAATGCTTTCTACTAAATGGCTGTTGTTAGGGTGTTTGTTTACCATTATTTATATTGGCATTTAGTTTATGAATGCGATGTTGCTAAAAATCATTTGGATGTAAGTCTTGTTTTTGCATTTTAGTGCATGTCTAATTTATATCTCTTTATTAAAATATTTTACGTTACCTTTGCATCGACTAACGGGGGTGCCCTAATATTACGGGCTGAGATTATACCCTTTAACCTGATCCGGGTAGTGCCGGCGTAGGGAGTAAAGCGAACATATCTACATTTTATTTTCCCCCTTTTAATATTTACGGCGGTAGTCGTGCCGATGTTTAATTATTAAAAGATTTAATCATGCGCAAGTTAAGCGTAATCGTTACGCTGCTTTTGGTTTTTGCCGCTCTGGTAGGTTCGGCAGCCATTAAAGGCGGAAAAACAATCTCTGGAACAGTTGTTGGAGTAAAGGGAGAGCCTCTGGTTGGGGCTACCGTGCTAATCGAAGGTGTTGGTAAGGGAGCTACCACCAACGGTCGTGGGTTTTATCGCATTGGTGATGTAAAACCAGGTGTATATACCCTTCGATTTAGCTTTGTTGGCTATCAAACACAGCAGCTTCGTGTCGACATTAAGGAGAGTCAGGCTTTAAACGCGGTGCTAGAGGTGCAATCGGTTCTTGGCGACGAGGTGGTGGTATCCGCTACTCGTGCATCAAAGCGAACTCCAATGGCATTTACCGATCTTAAGGCTTACGAGATAAAAAGAAACAATACAGGAGGCGATGTTGCTCAAATATTTGAGCTAACACCCTCTTTTGTGGCCACCACCGAGAGCGGAATAGGTATCGGTAACACCGCATTTAGTATTCGTGGTACCGATGCAAGCCGCATCAACATTACCGTTGATGGTTTTCCCATTAACGACCCCGAGTCGCAGCAGGTTTTCTTTGTTAACATGCCCGACGTAACCTCTTCTGCTAGCAGCGTGCAAATTCAGCGTGGTGTTGGAACGTCAACCAACGGTGCAGGAGCATTTGGTGCTACCGTAAACTTCCAAACAGGCTCTGTTAGCAACGAACCTTATGCCGAGATTAACAACTACGTGGGTTCTTACAACTCGTGGCGCGGAAATTTTTTAGCGGGCACGGGATTAATTAACAACCGCTTCCGTTTTGACGCCCGCATCTCTCGTGCTAAGAGCGATGGCTATGTTGATAGGGCTACTTCTGACCATAAATCGGCTCAGGTGTCTGGTTCTTACTACGGCGATCGTAGTACGCTTAAGGCCACCATAATTTATGGAGAAGAGAAAACCGGAATTAGCTGGACGGGCGTTCCCAGCTCTATTATTGGTACAGACAGAACCTATAATCCTGCCGGATATTATAAGGATAAGAATTTCAACACCCACATTTACGGAAACGAAACCGATAACTACAAGCAATCGCACTATCTGCTTAACTACTCTCGTAAGTTGTCTGAAATATCAAGCCTGAATGTCGGTTTCTTTTTTACTCATGGCGAAGGATTTTACGAGAATTATAAGGATAGCTCAAAGGTTAAGAAGTACGGGTTGAAGCCTTACGATTACAATGGTAAAACATACAAGTACAACGATTTTGTTGTGCAAAAATGGTTGGATAACGACAATGTGGGATCAACAGCCTCCTTTGTTTTTACTCCAACGGCCAACTTGAACTTCACTTTAGGCGGTGCAGTTAGCCGATTTACCAATGATCATTTTGGAAAGATTAAATGGTCGGAGATTAACCAAGGTATTTTGCCCGATTACGAGTGGTATCGTAGCAAGTCAACCAAGGATGATGCCAATATTTACTTTAAAACGTCATGGCAGGTAACCGACAATCTAAACGTTTATGGCGATATTCAGCACCGCTACATTTACTACAAAATGAAGGGGCTTGACGACGATGTTGTTGATATTTCCCAAAGCCATACATTCAATTTTTGGAATCCTAAGATGGGGGTTTTTTATTCTCTTGATGAAAAAAACAGCATGTTCGCCTCTTTTTCGGTAGCCAATCGCGAACCAACTCGCACCGACTATACCGATAACTTTAAATCTGCCAATAAAATTACTTCAGAACGTCTTTTCGATTACGAACTTGGGTATAAATATGCAGGAAGTACAATAAATTTGGGTCTCAATGTTTACTATATGCACTATCGCGATCAGCTTGTTCTTACGGGTAAACTAAATGATGTGGGATATCCAATTCGCCAAAATGTTCCTACCAGTTATCGCCGTGGAGTTGAGTTAATGGCTGGCGTTAAGATTTTAGACAACCTAAGATGGGAGGGAAATTTGACGCTTAGCCAGAATAAAATTAAAGACTTCGTCTATTCCGTGGAGTTGTCTGATTTGAATCCAGATGGGACGTGGGTAAACTATGAGATTAAGGACTACCATTTGGGAACTACCCGCATTTCTTTTTCTCCTGATGTGATTGGTGCAAGCCAACTTACATTTGAGCCGTTCCGAAACTTTAATATTATACTCACCTCTAAGTATGTTGGACGTCAGTACTACGATAATTCGGAGAATGCAAGCAGAATGCTAAAGGCTTACTTTGTGAATAATCTAAAAGTTGGTTACGATTTCTCGGTTGCTGGAGTTAAAAATATAGGAGTTCAAGTTGGTGTAAATAACCTGTTGAATGAGAAGTATATTGCTAATGCTTGGGTTTATCGTGCTGAGTTCAGAAATGCGCCAGACTATATTGAGGACGGCTTATTCCCTCAAGCAGTGCGTAACTATTGGTGCCGCTTATCGCTACGCTTCTAAAATATTTCATCTTTAATA is a genomic window containing:
- a CDS encoding TonB-dependent receptor, translated to MRKLSVIVTLLLVFAALVGSAAIKGGKTISGTVVGVKGEPLVGATVLIEGVGKGATTNGRGFYRIGDVKPGVYTLRFSFVGYQTQQLRVDIKESQALNAVLEVQSVLGDEVVVSATRASKRTPMAFTDLKAYEIKRNNTGGDVAQIFELTPSFVATTESGIGIGNTAFSIRGTDASRINITVDGFPINDPESQQVFFVNMPDVTSSASSVQIQRGVGTSTNGAGAFGATVNFQTGSVSNEPYAEINNYVGSYNSWRGNFLAGTGLINNRFRFDARISRAKSDGYVDRATSDHKSAQVSGSYYGDRSTLKATIIYGEEKTGISWTGVPSSIIGTDRTYNPAGYYKDKNFNTHIYGNETDNYKQSHYLLNYSRKLSEISSLNVGFFFTHGEGFYENYKDSSKVKKYGLKPYDYNGKTYKYNDFVVQKWLDNDNVGSTASFVFTPTANLNFTLGGAVSRFTNDHFGKIKWSEINQGILPDYEWYRSKSTKDDANIYFKTSWQVTDNLNVYGDIQHRYIYYKMKGLDDDVVDISQSHTFNFWNPKMGVFYSLDEKNSMFASFSVANREPTRTDYTDNFKSANKITSERLFDYELGYKYAGSTINLGLNVYYMHYRDQLVLTGKLNDVGYPIRQNVPTSYRRGVELMAGVKILDNLRWEGNLTLSQNKIKDFVYSVELSDLNPDGTWVNYEIKDYHLGTTRISFSPDVIGASQLTFEPFRNFNIILTSKYVGRQYYDNSENASRMLKAYFVNNLKVGYDFSVAGVKNIGVQVGVNNLLNEKYIANAWVYRAEFRNAPDYIEDGLFPQAVRNYWCRLSLRF